The following proteins come from a genomic window of Aequorivita marisscotiae:
- a CDS encoding biotin--[acetyl-CoA-carboxylase] ligase, protein MNIIKLNAIDSTNSYLKQLAKETQLQDETVVVTNKQLSGRGQMGNGWSSREGQSLTFSIFKVFNGLLAERQFAISMAVSLGIAAAMNELNIPNISIKWPNDILSAKRKIGGILIENVLEGNFVKQAVIGIGINVNETHFLKLPQAGSLKLATGKTFQLDEVRQIILKSVFDNLEMLSQNDFLEMKQLYENHLFQKEKVSVFETPTASHFNGIIKGVSEIGELLVDTENQGFRKFQLKEVKLIF, encoded by the coding sequence ACCAATAGTTACTTAAAGCAGTTAGCAAAGGAAACGCAGCTGCAAGATGAAACCGTGGTGGTTACCAACAAACAACTTTCGGGTCGTGGCCAAATGGGAAATGGTTGGAGTTCCCGTGAAGGCCAAAGCCTTACATTCAGCATCTTTAAAGTGTTTAACGGGCTTTTGGCAGAACGACAGTTTGCCATCTCAATGGCAGTTTCACTGGGTATCGCTGCAGCGATGAACGAATTAAATATACCAAATATTTCAATAAAATGGCCAAACGACATATTGTCAGCCAAAAGGAAAATTGGTGGAATATTAATTGAGAACGTTCTGGAGGGCAATTTTGTAAAACAAGCGGTAATTGGCATAGGTATTAATGTGAATGAAACGCATTTTTTAAAATTACCACAAGCTGGCTCCTTAAAGCTCGCAACCGGCAAAACATTTCAACTGGACGAAGTGCGGCAAATAATTCTGAAAAGTGTTTTTGACAACTTAGAAATGCTATCCCAAAATGACTTTCTGGAAATGAAACAGCTTTACGAAAACCATTTATTTCAGAAAGAAAAAGTTTCCGTTTTTGAAACGCCAACAGCTTCACACTTTAACGGAATAATTAAAGGGGTTTCAGAAATTGGCGAACTTTTAGTGGATACCGAAAATCAAGGGTTTCGGAAATTCCAATTGAAAGAAGTTAAATTGATTTTTTAA
- a CDS encoding SRPBCC family protein, with product MKLNSKEVTVQKSAEDLCDFLTDVKNFETLMPENISKFEVIRENAFVFGLKGMPEIALEVKEVEKPSKVVLGAISDKIPFTLTANIEAVSENTATVALYFEGEFNSMMAMMIKGPISKFIDTLVSNMEQL from the coding sequence ATGAAATTAAATAGTAAAGAAGTAACCGTTCAAAAATCTGCAGAAGATCTTTGCGATTTTTTAACCGACGTAAAGAATTTTGAAACCTTAATGCCCGAAAATATCAGCAAATTTGAGGTTATCCGCGAAAATGCTTTTGTTTTTGGCTTAAAGGGAATGCCCGAAATAGCATTGGAAGTAAAAGAAGTTGAAAAGCCAAGCAAGGTTGTTTTGGGAGCTATCAGCGATAAAATTCCTTTTACATTAACTGCCAATATTGAAGCGGTTTCAGAAAACACGGCTACCGTGGCTTTGTATTTTGAAGGCGAATTCAATTCTATGATGGCTATGATGATAAAAGGTCCGATTTCAAAATTTATAGATACGCTTGTATCAAATATGGAGCAACTTTAA
- the pyrE gene encoding orotate phosphoribosyltransferase translates to MILNKDTAQKTAALLLQINAIKLQPQNPFTWASGWKSPIYCDNRITLSYPMIRNYIRENLAKQIEELYGRPDIIAGVATGAIGIGMLVADYLNVPFCYVRPEAKGHGRQNKIEGHIEPNSNVVVVEDLISTGKSSLMAVEALKEANVNVKGMVAIFSYGFNVSETNFKKANVTLNTLSNYEMLLEEAESSKYINAEEAGLLSEWRNSPETWGQ, encoded by the coding sequence ATGATATTAAACAAAGATACGGCACAAAAAACCGCGGCATTATTACTGCAAATTAATGCAATAAAATTGCAACCGCAAAACCCTTTTACATGGGCTTCTGGATGGAAATCGCCAATTTACTGCGATAATCGCATAACACTTTCCTACCCAATGATTCGGAATTACATTCGTGAAAACCTCGCAAAACAAATAGAAGAATTGTACGGAAGGCCCGATATAATTGCCGGCGTTGCTACTGGTGCCATAGGTATTGGTATGTTGGTTGCCGACTATTTAAACGTTCCGTTTTGCTATGTTCGTCCGGAGGCAAAAGGCCACGGCCGCCAAAATAAAATTGAAGGTCATATAGAGCCCAATTCCAACGTGGTGGTCGTAGAAGATTTAATAAGCACCGGTAAAAGTAGCCTCATGGCCGTAGAAGCTTTAAAAGAAGCTAATGTTAATGTAAAGGGAATGGTTGCTATTTTCAGCTACGGATTTAACGTTTCGGAAACTAATTTTAAAAAGGCAAACGTAACTTTAAATACCCTCAGCAATTATGAAATGTTGTTAGAAGAAGCTGAAAGTTCAAAATATATTAATGCGGAAGAAGCAGGATTACTCTCGGAATGGCGCAATAGTCCTGAAACTTGGGGACAGTAA
- a CDS encoding NUDIX hydrolase: protein MYKVFVKDIPIILSTEKNIGEHYTTIPLKQARFKKLVKKINNGELLYVNLYHKNAEKLDRFLRKKIKVVEAAGGMVYNSKNEILFIRRNKKWDLPKGKIEKGETHREAAMREVIEETGVKDLEIRDFIMTTYHVFTRNGKFRLKVTYWYKMFSDYDGALIPEAQEGIKKVKWKDFEKSQKALQDSYENIKLLFPKEYLTTHPNDRISEV from the coding sequence ATGTATAAAGTTTTTGTAAAAGATATTCCCATTATTCTCTCTACGGAGAAAAATATTGGGGAGCACTACACTACCATTCCTTTAAAACAAGCTCGTTTTAAAAAATTGGTAAAAAAAATAAATAACGGCGAGCTGCTATATGTTAATCTCTATCATAAAAATGCCGAAAAATTAGATCGTTTTCTGCGGAAAAAAATTAAAGTTGTAGAAGCTGCCGGTGGGATGGTTTACAACAGTAAAAATGAAATTCTCTTTATACGCCGAAATAAGAAATGGGATCTTCCGAAAGGAAAAATTGAAAAAGGAGAAACGCATCGTGAAGCTGCCATGCGCGAAGTTATTGAAGAAACAGGAGTGAAGGATTTGGAGATTCGCGATTTTATAATGACTACCTACCACGTATTTACGCGTAACGGAAAATTTCGCTTAAAAGTTACCTACTGGTATAAAATGTTCAGCGATTACGATGGCGCGTTAATTCCCGAAGCCCAAGAAGGTATTAAAAAAGTAAAGTGGAAAGATTTCGAAAAATCGCAAAAAGCTTTACAAGATTCTTATGAAAATATTAAGCTACTCTTTCCAAAAGAATATTTAACCACCCACCCGAACGATAGGATATCTGAGGTGTGA